A window from Gasterosteus aculeatus chromosome 14, fGasAcu3.hap1.1, whole genome shotgun sequence encodes these proteins:
- the ark2n gene encoding protein ARK2N isoform X2, producing the protein MKMADSDKAEEFVDAECLDEALSATGSVQGEQDEHLKSEPTTSTSSPLRDKEADSPLNTEGEQSLLSMPCLMKELRRDSPESQHASTGSDKPVSGHIYESDSSNNCMLSPSSSGHLADSDTLSSGEDGTAPSTRKEEEGGMEAANDCGQTAGRQSSSTGGRKSRRSRSESETVPNAMAAKKNRCQPALVAAGGQEKQTNGKLAKVKGHRSQKHKERMRLLRQKREAAARKKYNLLQDSSTSDSELTCDSSTSSSEDEDDDTSGGSKTIKTDISAGFRRASERSRVGAQIHGLLDTSSWDRNGIGSVLEEAMTRFAVMQRQTEERFRVWMEKLAHLDSDNDSSKRSSDAPEGPQRPSQGRRPSSSFLPSSESSETMAAYMLARENNSLPSTPINNNNNNITALPEAATQNGNLGAPDPGLLNV; encoded by the exons ATGAAGATGGCTGACTCGGACAAAGCCGAGGAATTTGTGGATGCAGAGTGCCTTGATGAGGCACTATCAGCGACAGGCTCTGTTCAGGGAGAGCAGGATGAGCATCTAAAATCAGAGCCCACCACCAGTACCAGCTCGCCGCTGAGAGATAAGGAGGCAGACAGCCCCTTGAATACGGAGGGTGAGCAGAGTCTCCTCTCCATGCCATGCCTGATGAAGGAGCTCCGCCGAGACTCCCCAGAGTCCCAGCATGCCTCTACGGGGAGCGACAAGCCGGTGTCTGGTCATATCTATGAGAGTGACTCCTCAAACAACTGCATGCTCTCACCGTCATCCAGTGGCCACCTGGCTGACTCCGACACACTCTCCTCGGGGGAAGACGGGACTGCTCCTTCTACCcgaaaagaggaagagggcggCATGGAAGCTGCGAATGATTGTGGGCAGACAGCAGGAAGGCAATCGTCATCTACAGGTGGGAGGAAGTCCCGGCGGTCACGCTCAGAGAGCGAGACGGTGCCTAATGCGATGGCTGCGAAGAAAAATCGCTGCCAGCCCGCCTTGGTAGCAGCTGGAgggcaagaaaaacaaaccaacggCAAGCTGgcaaaggtgaaaggtcaccgCAGCCAGAAACACAAGGAGAGGATGCGTTTGCTGCGGCAAAAACGTGAGGCAGCAGCGCGGAAGAAGTATAACCTGCTGCAGGACAGCAGTACGAGCGACAGCGAGCTGACGTGCGACTCCAGCACCAGCTCCTCTGAGGACGAGGATGACGACACTTCAGGGGGTAGCAAGACAATCAAGACGGATATTTCAG CTGGCTTCAGACGTGCATCGGAGAGATCCAGAGTGGGCGCCCAGATTCATGGGCTGCTGGACACCAGTTCGTGGGACAGGAACGGCATCGGCAGCGTTCTGGAGGAGGCCATGACGCGATTTGCTGTGATGCAGCGTCAGACCGAGGAGCGCTTCCGCGTCTGGATGGAAAAGCTCGCGCACCTCGACTCGGACAACGACTCGTCCAAACGCTCAAGTGACGCCCCGGAGGGGCCGCAGCGCCCCTCCCAGGGGAGACGCCCGTCCAGTTCCTTCTTGCCGTCGTCAGAGTCTTCGGAGACTATGGCTGCCTACATGTTGGCGCGGGAGAACAAcagcctcccctccacccccataaacaacaacaacaacaacatcaccgCCCTACCCGAAGCGGCCACTCAGAATGGAAATCTAGGCGCTCCGGACCCTGGGCTCCTGAATGTTTAG